A window of Nomascus leucogenys isolate Asia chromosome X, Asia_NLE_v1, whole genome shotgun sequence contains these coding sequences:
- the TBX22 gene encoding T-box transcription factor TBX22 isoform X1, with protein MALSSRARAFSVEALVGRPSKRKLQDPIQEEQPELQEKKGGEEEEERRSSAAGKSEPLEKQPKTEPSTTASSGCGCDSGDGNSSESLEEKDIQMELQGSELWKRFHDIGTEMIITKAGRRMFPSVRVKVKGLDPGKQYYVAIDVVPVDSKRYRYVYHSSQWMVAGNADHLCIIPRFYVHPDSPCSGETWMRQIISFDRMKLTNNEMDDKGHIILQSMHKYKPRVHVIEQDSSVDLSQIQSLPTEGVKTFSFKETEFTTVTAYQNQQITKLKIERNPFAKGFRDTGRNRGVLEGLLETYPWRPSFTLDFKTFGTDTQSGSSGSSPVTSSGGAPSPLNSLLSPPCFSPMFHLPTSSLGMPCPETYLPNVNLPLCYKICPTNFWQQQPLVLLAPERLATSNSSQSLAPLMMEVPMLSSVGVTNSKSGSSEDSSDQYLQAPNSTNQILYRLQSPGNIFLPNSITQEALSCSFHPSYDFYRYNFSMPSRLINGSNHLKVNDDSQVSFGEGKCNHVHWYPAINHYL; from the exons ATGGCTCTGAGCTCTCGGGCGCGTGCCTTCTCCGTGGAAGCCTTGGTGGGGAGACCCAGCAAAAGAAAACTCCAAGACCCAATACAGGAGGAGCAGCCTGAGCTGCAGGAGAAAAAGGgcggagaggaagaggaggagagaaggagcagCGCTGCAGGGAAGAGCGAGCCGCTTG AAAAACAACCTAAGACAGAGCCCTCAACAACTGCTTCCTCTGGCTGCGGCTGCGACAGCGGCGACGGCAACAGCTCTGAAAGTCTGGAAGAGAAAGATATTCAAATGGAGCTTCAAGGATCTGAACTGTGGAAGAGATTCCATGACATCGGGACTGAGATGATCATTACTAAAGCGGGCAG GCGGATGTTCCCCTCTGTTCGGGTCAAGGTGAAAGGGTTGGATCCAGGGAAGCAGTACTATGTGGCCATCGATGTGGTACCGGTGGATTCCAAACGCTACAG GTACGTGTATCACAGCTCACAGTGGATGGTAGCCGGGAATGCGGACCATTTGTGCATCATTCCTAGATTCTATGTTCACCCGGACTCACCCTGCTCAGGAGAGACCTGGATGCGGCAGATCATCAGCTTTGATCGCATGAAACTCACCAACAATGAGATGGATGACAAAGGCCAT ATCATTCTGCAATCCATGCATAAGTACAAACCCCGAGTGCACGTGATAGAGCAAGACAGCAGTGTTGACCTGTCCCAGATTCAGTCCTTGCCCACTGAAGGGGTTAAAACATTCTCCTTTAAAGAAACTGAGTTCACCACCGTAACGGCTTACCAAAACCAACAG ATTacgaaactaaaaatagaaagaaatcctTTTGCTAAAGGATTTAGAGATACTGGAAGAAACAG GGGTGTATTGGAGGGGCTTTTAGAGACCTACCCATGGAGGCCTTCTTTCACCCTCGATTTTAAAACCTTTGGCACAGACACACAAA GTGGAAGCAGTGGCTCATCTCCAGTGACCTCTAGTGGAGGGGCCCCCTCTCCTTTGAACTCCTTACTTTCTCCACCTTGCTTTTCACCTATGTTTCATTTACCTACAAGCTCCCTTGGAATGCCCTGTCCAGAGACATACCTGCCCAATGTCAACCTGCCTCTATGCTATAAGAtttgtccaactaatttttggcAACAGCAACCTCTTGTTTTACTGGCTCCTGAAAGACTAGCAACCAGCAACAGTTCTCAGTCTTTAGCCCCACTCATGATGGAAGTGCCTATGTTATCTTCCGTGGGGGTCACCAACTCAAAAAGTGGTTCATCTGAAGACTCCAGTGATCAGTATCTACAAGCACCTAATTCTACCAATCAAATATTATATAGATTACAGTCACCTGGAAATATTTTTCTGCCAAACTCCATCACCCAAGAAGCACTTAGTTGCTCCTTTCATCCTTCCTATGACTTTTATAGATACAATTTCTCTATGCCATCTAGACTGATAAATGGTTCCAACCATCTTAAAGTGAATGACGACAGTCAAGTTTCTTTTGGAGAAGGCAAATGTAATCATGTTCATTGGTATCCAGCAATTAACCATTACCTTTAG
- the TBX22 gene encoding T-box transcription factor TBX22 isoform X2 produces MFPSVRVKVKGLDPGKQYYVAIDVVPVDSKRYRYVYHSSQWMVAGNADHLCIIPRFYVHPDSPCSGETWMRQIISFDRMKLTNNEMDDKGHIILQSMHKYKPRVHVIEQDSSVDLSQIQSLPTEGVKTFSFKETEFTTVTAYQNQQITKLKIERNPFAKGFRDTGRNRGVLEGLLETYPWRPSFTLDFKTFGTDTQSGSSGSSPVTSSGGAPSPLNSLLSPPCFSPMFHLPTSSLGMPCPETYLPNVNLPLCYKICPTNFWQQQPLVLLAPERLATSNSSQSLAPLMMEVPMLSSVGVTNSKSGSSEDSSDQYLQAPNSTNQILYRLQSPGNIFLPNSITQEALSCSFHPSYDFYRYNFSMPSRLINGSNHLKVNDDSQVSFGEGKCNHVHWYPAINHYL; encoded by the exons ATGTTCCCCTCTGTTCGGGTCAAGGTGAAAGGGTTGGATCCAGGGAAGCAGTACTATGTGGCCATCGATGTGGTACCGGTGGATTCCAAACGCTACAG GTACGTGTATCACAGCTCACAGTGGATGGTAGCCGGGAATGCGGACCATTTGTGCATCATTCCTAGATTCTATGTTCACCCGGACTCACCCTGCTCAGGAGAGACCTGGATGCGGCAGATCATCAGCTTTGATCGCATGAAACTCACCAACAATGAGATGGATGACAAAGGCCAT ATCATTCTGCAATCCATGCATAAGTACAAACCCCGAGTGCACGTGATAGAGCAAGACAGCAGTGTTGACCTGTCCCAGATTCAGTCCTTGCCCACTGAAGGGGTTAAAACATTCTCCTTTAAAGAAACTGAGTTCACCACCGTAACGGCTTACCAAAACCAACAG ATTacgaaactaaaaatagaaagaaatcctTTTGCTAAAGGATTTAGAGATACTGGAAGAAACAG GGGTGTATTGGAGGGGCTTTTAGAGACCTACCCATGGAGGCCTTCTTTCACCCTCGATTTTAAAACCTTTGGCACAGACACACAAA GTGGAAGCAGTGGCTCATCTCCAGTGACCTCTAGTGGAGGGGCCCCCTCTCCTTTGAACTCCTTACTTTCTCCACCTTGCTTTTCACCTATGTTTCATTTACCTACAAGCTCCCTTGGAATGCCCTGTCCAGAGACATACCTGCCCAATGTCAACCTGCCTCTATGCTATAAGAtttgtccaactaatttttggcAACAGCAACCTCTTGTTTTACTGGCTCCTGAAAGACTAGCAACCAGCAACAGTTCTCAGTCTTTAGCCCCACTCATGATGGAAGTGCCTATGTTATCTTCCGTGGGGGTCACCAACTCAAAAAGTGGTTCATCTGAAGACTCCAGTGATCAGTATCTACAAGCACCTAATTCTACCAATCAAATATTATATAGATTACAGTCACCTGGAAATATTTTTCTGCCAAACTCCATCACCCAAGAAGCACTTAGTTGCTCCTTTCATCCTTCCTATGACTTTTATAGATACAATTTCTCTATGCCATCTAGACTGATAAATGGTTCCAACCATCTTAAAGTGAATGACGACAGTCAAGTTTCTTTTGGAGAAGGCAAATGTAATCATGTTCATTGGTATCCAGCAATTAACCATTACCTTTAG